Genomic window (Drosophila sulfurigaster albostrigata strain 15112-1811.04 chromosome 2R, ASM2355843v2, whole genome shotgun sequence):
ACTTTGTAACGttttacataataatatacaacgcgctttttatttattttgtttaactaAATACTAGAGTTTAGAAAAAAACGAACTGCAACGTTTTTGATTTTGTACAGCAGTTGGATGATTTGAATGCGAAAACCGAAAAGTGGGTCACATCTCGGTCGCGCTGCTCGGCTGCTGGTTTGTACTCTGATTTCTATCCAACTGCCCAGCAGAATGGTGGCCCAGTGTGGAAAACGAATCGATTTTTCTGTCAAATGACACTGAAAAATGGGCAATTTTCTCATGCTCCCATCTCTCTTTGAGTCTGGTTCTCTTTTGGGGGGTTGCAAATGTAAATGCGCTGTTACTGTTAGGAGACTGTTAATGTTAGCAGGCTGTTATGGTTAACAGACTGCTTAGCGAGAAAGAAATGCAAGTTTtggaatataaatacattttatttgtcgtttttgttttactattTCTACAATatgcgttttgtttttctcatataacatttattaaaaataaaataattttcttcaTTCGCTCGCTTGCTCCTTTGTGGCCAGCGGCGATCTCTGCTTCTGTCTTTCGcttgttgttttcaaattgaacATATCATTAAGTAAGTGgtattgtttatatatgtatagttatcaatttcaaactctaacaattaaaaacagttaaaaattcaattgtttctcttctttttttgtttttgttttcctcaTAGTACATTTCCTGTGTtccgttttcattttaatcgCTTTTAActaacattaaatttattttgtgttcgCGTTTTTCTcctaaacaaaaaacaaaactcgcATGTTGTGTGATCCAACAGAGAACGTAtgaattatttacaataaattgtaaattaaatgaaataaaaacagaaaaacaaacaaatgacgCGCACAATTGACTAAAATACGAAAGAATAAAGTGTTCAGTTTCTAATTGCTAATGTTTTTagcttttgcattttgttttcttcaagttcaagttcaagttcaattttagttgtagttttcttttttgcattgGAATTTAGTTGtgattacaattatttaaatacattaggcctatttatcaatttgtttttctttgtagTACAACaggtttgttttcttttatttttgtttctttgcaGATTGTGGATATTGTGTTCTTTGcttgtatttgttgtattgtgttgtgtgtgttgttagATTGTTAGTTAAacgtaaaattaaaatgccactaagttttgcattaattaaaacatttaattttctacTCGCATTTACTCTTAACTGTCAGCATTATTTGATTCGTTTGCCTTATTAAAAAAAGTGCACTTATGAATACTGCATTCGGCCTGTAAATAGAAAAGAGAAAAGGTggttaaatattataaaaaaaaaagtcgaaTGATTCTATATCAGCAGCATAACAATAATTGACCCACGTAAAATATTTCACTGaacaaatagaataaataatgCCTAATCACATGGGCAATAactgcatttgaaatttgatttaaaatgcagttcactacacacacccacatagTCATTGTCAACTGataatattgataaataaacGAAATCGGAACGACAATGGGATGACATCATTCCGAGTCCGGTCGGGGCGTAAGTTATTAGATAAGAAACCAGATACGTGACGATTAAAGAAACCGGCtgcttttttgttattttgttggtattctTTTGGAATTCCGTTGACGGTTATTGCTGCCAGAGTGAACCACTCAGCGATTCTTGATTCGTCAACATAATTTATGGGGCTCTTAAATGGCGCACTTACTGTCCTTCTTTGAAGTATTCCTTCAGCGTTGTGCTGAacttctttgaatatttaacaaaCTCCTTCTTCCGCTGCTCGACAGCCTGCTTCCCAGTGACGCCTGGAATAAACGAACCAATCTCGTTGACCACATCGAGCAGCTTCTTTATGGCGCTAGCGATTTCCCCTGTAATCAAGCAGAGCAAGCAATTATAATAGACGAAGAACGGAAGAAGAGCAATAAACTCACTTGATTGTCTCGAGGAAGGTCTTGCGATCATTGATCTCATCGGGTATGCGACTGAGTATCACTTTAAGGGCCACCGACTTGCGATTCAGCTCCTGGAACGGTTCCTCGGTGCGTGTTAAGCGATATTCATTAACTGTGcgaaaaatagaaacaaatcagacacacacacacacactcacatctATAAACACAATACTCACGGTCTGCCTCGGTAATGTTGCCCTGCAAACGCAAGACGGCCTCATTTAGGTTGACATTTAGATCGGCGCGTCGCACGATCGACGCAACGAGGTCATAGCAGAAGCCCGGATTGTTCTGCTCCGATTTGAGTATCGCTGAGCGCAGCGACTGTGCTGCTCCAACGTCGCGTCGCTCGAGCtgtaaacacaacaacacaacacacaaccacacacatatatagttTACGCAACATTGCATTTAACTGGGACGACGGCAGCCAGTCCCCACGGTAAACTTACCTGTGTGAAAATAGGCCTCAGTATAACGGGCAGAACGAGAGACGAAGTTGGCTCACGCTCGCCCATGGTCATTTTCTAAgacgtttcgtttcgtttgcttatttttttgaGGGGGGAGGGGCGCGCGCGTTGTTtctttgttatttatgttaCTGTCGTCTATAACAACATCTGGCACATGCTGAACTCGCTCGCGTTTGGATGATATTGAGCACGATCTATAcaaattagattaaaaaattaacaataattcaCAACAAAATGGGCACAGTGTTGCCAACACTGCAGTACTTGTAGTGTTGTTGATTGCCTATCGATTGGTCTATCTATCGATAGCACACTTGCTGCCAACTGTCACAAACAGCTGAGCTTCGCAGCCAACTTCGTGTGTCTCGCCATTGCGTGCGTAGCTCACttcacatcacacacacacattgaccGTACAGCTGTTGTTCAGTGCTGTCAAACGTCGAACTCTTAAAGTGAAAAGTCACACACAGTTCGTTCGGTTCGAGTGAGTGgagaaataattattaaatatctCTAATAATTACAAGTATTAAAGCAGTTATGTTCTTAACATAGCAATCAAGACACTAGTGCTCCTAACTGGGAGACCTTTTCGTGcgcgtgtgtgttgtgtgtgagtgtgtgctgtgtgtgc
Coding sequences:
- the LOC133836423 gene encoding programmed cell death protein 10; its protein translation is MTMGEREPTSSLVLPVILRPIFTQLERRDVGAAQSLRSAILKSEQNNPGFCYDLVASIVRRADLNVNLNEAVLRLQGNITEADLNEYRLTRTEEPFQELNRKSVALKVILSRIPDEINDRKTFLETIKEIASAIKKLLDVVNEIGSFIPGVTGKQAVEQRKKEFVKYSKKFSTTLKEYFKEGQPNAVFISALFLIRQTNQIMLTVKSKCE